A genomic region of Catalinimonas niigatensis contains the following coding sequences:
- a CDS encoding glycosyltransferase: MKILRVIASMNPSSGGPCQGIRNSIPALNKLGIQTEVVSLDDSDADFLGDDPFVIHAVGSGKNLWSYSKKLIPWLAQNMTRFDVIVVHGLWQYHSYAVRKTIRRLFHHSAKQRGSKFPKVFIMPHGMLDPYFQKAPGRKLKAIRNWLYWKLIEGKVVNEANGLLFTCEGELTLARQPFRPYSPNKEFNVGYGISSPPPFTITMNEKFREKCPNLMGQPYFLFLSRIHEKKGIEILLQAYAKLRVRESVIGNEAEVLPHLIVAGPGMETTYGKKIQQLVTEDSILRENVYFSGMLSGDAKWGAFYGCEAFILPSHQENFGIAVVEALACSKPVLISNQVNIWREIKTEGSGLVADDNLKGTQALLEGWLQLTNEEKTTMRRNAKMTYKKNFAIEPAAQRLLNAISTE, from the coding sequence TTGAAAATATTAAGAGTAATCGCCAGCATGAACCCTTCAAGCGGAGGGCCTTGCCAGGGTATCCGAAACTCAATTCCAGCGCTCAATAAACTTGGCATACAAACAGAGGTTGTTAGTCTTGATGACTCTGATGCTGATTTTCTCGGAGATGACCCATTTGTTATACATGCGGTTGGGTCAGGTAAAAATTTATGGAGTTATAGTAAGAAACTTATTCCATGGCTAGCTCAAAATATGACTCGCTTTGATGTAATAGTTGTTCATGGGCTCTGGCAATATCATAGTTATGCTGTAAGAAAAACTATCCGGCGTCTTTTTCATCATTCTGCAAAACAACGAGGAAGTAAATTTCCTAAAGTTTTTATCATGCCCCATGGGATGCTAGATCCTTATTTTCAGAAGGCGCCTGGTAGAAAATTGAAGGCTATCAGGAACTGGCTGTACTGGAAGTTAATTGAGGGTAAAGTAGTCAATGAGGCAAATGGTTTGCTATTTACCTGTGAAGGAGAATTGACGCTCGCACGTCAGCCTTTTCGCCCTTATTCACCAAATAAAGAATTCAATGTCGGCTATGGAATTTCCTCTCCTCCACCTTTTACTATTACTATGAATGAAAAATTTAGAGAGAAATGCCCTAACCTTATGGGGCAGCCTTATTTTTTATTTCTAAGCCGTATTCATGAGAAAAAAGGAATAGAAATATTATTACAGGCCTATGCCAAACTAAGGGTAAGAGAGAGTGTAATCGGGAATGAGGCAGAAGTTCTTCCACATCTGATAGTTGCAGGTCCGGGTATGGAAACAACTTATGGAAAAAAAATCCAACAATTAGTGACTGAAGACTCAATATTGCGAGAAAATGTTTATTTTTCTGGTATGCTTAGTGGCGATGCCAAATGGGGCGCTTTTTACGGGTGTGAGGCTTTTATCCTACCTAGTCATCAGGAAAATTTTGGTATAGCAGTCGTTGAAGCTCTTGCCTGTAGTAAGCCAGTCTTAATTTCTAATCAGGTAAATATCTGGAGAGAGATTAAAACAGAAGGTAGTGGTTTGGTAGCAGACGATAATTTGAAAGGGACACAGGCATTATTGGAAGGGTGGTTGCAATTAACAAATGAAGAAAAAACTACTATGAGACGAAATGCCAAAATGAC
- the asnB gene encoding asparagine synthase (glutamine-hydrolyzing) — MCGIIGQISFDGLKHSSPQLDLLHHRGPDDKGEWTSLSGNVYLGHTRLAILEPTEAGKQPMNDVSKRFTISFNGEIYNHLELRTLLPAINWKGNSDTETLVELLSDRGLDALNLLKGMFAFSLYDSKDNSILLVRDRLGIKPLWYRYHGKRFIFSSEIRALLKPGESKLTEQALSEYIGFGRMPGIGAIFEGVEALPPGSWVKINESEGITKGNWWPNSSFTIPKPKNRLECTQKVKQLVTRAIEEHLISDVGVGAFLSGGIDSSIVTLMAGKVLGRRLQTFTIGFPQKTFDERAIARKVAIKAGSEHTELEVSSDTCLDWVKEAVLNLDLPSVDAINTYIVSRAVRDTGLKVALSGLGGDELFGGYPSFQNIPWLHLLNVLPSTVSRKLVTLVPKNIKEKLGGLTDFTSINLTSARRRFTSIDRLRAMGLEVGTPVIPSPPSNLDMMGMISWTEIHAYMIPMLLRDSDQMSMAVGLEIRVPFLDHHLVEEVLGLSQKYKKGSGIKPLLIAAFQPDLPREVYDRPKQGFTLPMDEWIRGPLAEFSNEGVLAAADLLSMSEPMQQIESFHKGNLHWTRIWKWCVLGHWLAKRKECIKFNL; from the coding sequence ATGTGTGGTATTATCGGACAAATATCCTTTGATGGACTAAAACATTCTTCCCCTCAACTTGATTTACTCCATCACCGAGGACCAGACGATAAAGGTGAATGGACAAGTCTCAGTGGTAATGTCTACCTTGGACATACTAGGTTAGCTATTCTTGAACCTACTGAAGCAGGAAAACAGCCAATGAATGATGTTTCCAAGCGCTTTACAATCAGCTTTAATGGAGAAATCTACAATCACTTAGAACTGAGGACTTTACTTCCCGCTATCAATTGGAAAGGAAATTCTGATACAGAAACATTAGTAGAGTTGCTTTCTGACAGGGGGTTGGATGCTCTTAACCTTTTAAAAGGTATGTTTGCTTTTTCACTATATGATAGCAAGGATAATTCTATATTATTGGTAAGAGATCGCTTAGGTATCAAACCTTTATGGTATCGATATCATGGGAAACGTTTTATATTTTCTTCTGAAATCAGAGCTTTGTTAAAACCCGGAGAATCAAAGCTTACCGAACAAGCCCTTAGTGAATATATTGGCTTTGGTAGAATGCCGGGAATAGGAGCTATCTTTGAAGGTGTCGAAGCTCTTCCTCCTGGAAGTTGGGTTAAAATAAATGAAAGTGAAGGAATAACAAAGGGAAATTGGTGGCCAAATAGTAGTTTTACTATACCAAAGCCAAAAAACCGACTTGAATGTACGCAAAAAGTAAAGCAACTTGTAACGAGAGCGATTGAAGAACATCTTATATCCGATGTGGGAGTGGGTGCTTTTTTGAGCGGTGGCATTGACTCAAGTATTGTAACTTTGATGGCAGGAAAAGTACTGGGACGAAGGCTACAGACCTTTACCATTGGTTTTCCTCAGAAAACTTTCGATGAACGAGCAATTGCAAGAAAAGTGGCCATAAAAGCAGGTTCAGAGCATACTGAACTAGAAGTCAGTTCGGATACATGTCTCGACTGGGTAAAAGAAGCTGTCTTAAACCTTGATTTACCTTCGGTTGATGCAATTAACACATATATTGTATCCAGAGCCGTAAGGGATACTGGACTGAAAGTTGCTTTGTCTGGTCTTGGTGGAGACGAATTATTTGGAGGCTATCCGAGCTTTCAAAATATCCCTTGGCTTCATTTGTTGAATGTTCTACCTTCTACCGTCAGTCGGAAGTTAGTAACCTTAGTCCCAAAAAATATAAAAGAGAAGCTGGGAGGCCTCACCGATTTTACTTCTATTAATTTGACAAGTGCCCGCCGTCGTTTCACTTCTATTGATAGGCTTAGGGCAATGGGTCTGGAGGTTGGAACTCCGGTTATTCCTTCTCCTCCTTCTAATTTAGACATGATGGGGATGATATCCTGGACAGAAATTCATGCTTATATGATTCCAATGCTCCTTCGCGATAGTGACCAGATGAGCATGGCAGTGGGCCTTGAAATTCGCGTCCCTTTCTTAGATCATCATTTAGTAGAGGAAGTTTTAGGACTTTCCCAGAAATACAAGAAAGGATCAGGGATTAAGCCTTTGTTGATAGCTGCCTTTCAACCCGACCTTCCGCGTGAGGTATATGATCGGCCCAAACAAGGATTTACTTTGCCAATGGATGAATGGATACGTGGCCCTTTAGCAGAGTTTTCAAACGAAGGCGTATTGGCGGCAGCTGATTTACTTTCTATGTCGGAGCCTATGCAACAGATTGAAAGTTTTCATAAAGGTAATTTGCATTGGACCCGGATATGGAAATGGTGCGTTTTAGGTCATTGGTTAGCTAAACGAAAAGAGTGCATAAAATTTAATCTTTGA